The genome window CATCCTCAAGCACGCCACGGATACCATCGTGGCGGCGGTCAATGGGGAGGGTGCTACACCCACCGTGGTACAGACGATCCTGTGGCTGGCGCTCGCCCTGTTCGTGGCGGAACTGGGCTATACGCTGATGAATAATATCGGCGGATATATCGGTGACGTGATGGCCTCCCGCATGCGGCAAATCCTTTCCACCCGGTATTTTTCCAAGTTGCTAGCCATGCCGCAGAGTTACTTTGATACGCAGGCCACGGGCGCGATCATCGCTCGGTTGGATCGCTCCATCTCCTCCATCACGCAGTTCTTGCAGTCCTTTTCCAATAATTTCTTCCCCATGCTGGTCACGGTGGCGGCGGTTTTGACCATCTGCGGCTGGTATTACTGGCCGCTGGCCATTTTGCTGGCCGCGCTCTTTCCTATTTATATGTGGCTCACGGCCTTGACCAGCGCCCGCTGGCAGCGGATTGAAAGCGCCAAGAATGAGCATGTGGATCAGGCCGGTGGCCGCTTTGCGGAGGTGATCGGCCAGGTCAAGGTGGCCAAGTCCTTTGTCTCCGAGCCGCGCGAGTTGGATTCCTTCGCCCGGCACTATGGCAGCACCATCGCGCTCACGCGCACGCAATCCCGGTTCTGGCATTCGATGGATACGCTGCGCGGCGCGGCGATGAACGCCATCTTCCTGGCCATTTACCTGTTGATTTTCTATCGCACCCTGCACGGCATGTTCTCCCTGGGTGACATGGTGATGTTGATTCAACTGGTGAATATGGCCCGGCAGCCGGTGTTCATGATGAGCTGGATCGTAGATACCGCCCAGCGCGCCATTGCCGGGTCTCGGGATTACTTCGCGGTGATGGCCCATGAGCCGGAGGCCACGGCTAATAAGGAGATCGTGGCCGCCACCTCCGCCAACGATGTTCCGCAATTGGATCTCGCCCCGGCGCGCGCCCTCAACCCCATCGCACACAAGCCCATGATCGAGTTCCGGGACGTCTCCTTTGCCTACGAGGAGAATAAACCGGTGCTGGAATCCATGTCCTTTTCCCTGGCACCCGGTGAAAGGGTCGCGCTGGTGGGTGAATCCGGCGGCGGAAAATCCACCATCGTGAATCTTCTTTTGGGCCTGTACCGTCCCACCCGGGGAACGCTATCGGTGGGTGGATATAGCATCGCGGATATTAGCGGCGAGGCGCTGAGGGCGTCGGTAGGCGTGGTATTCCAGGAGCCTAATCTCTTTTCCGGGACGATCAAGGAAAATATCGCCTATTCCCGCCCGGATGCGAGCACTCAGGAGATCATCGAGGTGGCCCGGCGCGCCAATGCGCACGAGTTCATCATGGCGTTCCCCGATGGCTATGACACCGTGATTGGCGAGCGGGGCCTGCGCCTTTCCGGCGGGCAGAAGCAGCGTATCGCGGTGGCGCGCGCCATGCTCAAGGACGCCCCGATCCTGGTGCTCGATGAGGCCACCTCGGCGCTGGATACCAAGGCGGAGCGCGCGGTGCAGGCGGGCCTGGATGAACTCATGGCGGGGCGCACCACGTTGATGATCGCGCACCGGCTCTCCACCATCGCGGACGTGGATACCATCATCACCATTGATCAGGGCCGCATTGATGAGATCGGATCGCCCGCGCAGTTGGCGGTCTCGGGCGGCATTTATAGCCAACTTCTGGCGCTGACCTCCTCCGATTCGGAGGCCAATCGCAAGCGCCTGGCGCGCTTTGGGTTCCGGGAGCACTCTGCGGCCCACGCAGAGAGCACGGAGAACATGGAGAGCGCAGAAAGTGCAGAGAGCACAGAAGAATCCAAAGAATAAGCGGCCCCGGGAAACTACTACCCTGGGGCACCATGAGCACACCTGATCTGCACGTCCCCCACCTCGATACCCTCCGCGCGCGCCGCACCCGCAAGTGGACGGCCTACCCCGATGATGTCCTGCCCGCGTGGATCGCGGAGTCGGACTTTATCACCTGCCCCGCCGTCAAGGAGGCCATCGCGCAGCACGTCGAGGCAGAGTCCTTTGGTTATACCCCGGCCACCTCGGATCTGCCGGAGGCCCTGGCGGACTTCTCGCGGCGTCGTTATGGCTGGCGGCCAGACCCGGGGAGCATCGTGGAGGTTCCGGATGTGGTGCGTGGCCTCACCCTGGCCGTGCAGTTTTTCACCCGCCCGGACTCCGCCGTGGTGGTTCCGGTGCCGGCGTACCCGCCCTTCCTCAACATTCCCGGGGCCGCCGGGCGCGAGCGGATTCTCGTGGGTGCGCAGGGCGGCTTAGACCTCAACGAGATCGAGCAGGCCTTTGCCCAGGGCGCGGGCTCCATTTTGTTGTGTTCCCCCTATAACCCCCTGGGATACACTCTGAGCGAGGAGTTCCTGCGTAGCCTCATTGACCTCGCGCAGCGCTACCAGGTCAGGGTGCTGGTGGATGAGATTCACGCGCCGCTGGTGCTTGAGGGGCGGCACATCGCCGCCGCCGGGCTGTCCGAGGAGGCTGCCGAGGCGTGCGTGACCGTCACCGCCACCTCCAAGGCCTGGAATATCGCAGGCCTCAAGTGCGCGCAGATGATCCTGAGCAACCCGGAGGATCTGCGCACGTGGCGCGGCCTCAACCCGGTGATCAAGGACGGCGTGGGCACCCTGGGGGTATTTGCCGCCGCCGCGTGTTACCGCCACGGCGAGGAGTTCTTGGATCAGCAGGTGGCCTATCTGCGCGATAACCGCGATTGGTTGGTGCGGGAACTGCCCCAGCGCGTGCCGGGTTTGCGCGTCTCCCGCCCCCAGGCCACGTACCTGATGTGGTTGGATTTCCGCGATACCGCGCTCGGCGGAGCGGAGGATCCCGCGGGCCATCTGCTGCGCCACGGCAAGGTGGCGCTGAACGACGGCCGCTTCTTCGGCCCCGGCGGCGAAGGGCACGCGCGGCTGAACTTTGCCACCTCACGGGAGAACCTGGAAGAAATTGTGCACCGGATTGCGTTGGGAGCGCAGCAACACGGGTAGTGTGTTCTCTATTCTTTTGTTTCCTGCTTAAGGCACAGGTGACCTCATGACTAGAGATCAATCTTCCCCGATGACCCTCATCGTGACGGCGTTCATGCTGTTCTCGATGTTCTTTGGGGCGGGCAACCTCATCTTCCCGGCCATGCTGGGCGTGGAGGCTGGCACCAGCTTCACCCCCGCTATCCTCGGCTTCCTGGCCACCAGCGTGGTTCTGCCGGTGCTGGCCATCATTGCAATCGCCATTTCCGGGCGCAACGTCCGGGACCTCGCTAATCGCGGCGGCGCGGTTTTTGGTTTGGTTTTCTCCATTCTGGCGTACCTTTCCATCGGCGCTTTCTATGCGCTTCCCCGCACGGGTGCGGTGAGTTATTCCACCGCCATTCAGCCACTCACGGGCTGGGATTCCCTGGCCTCCTCCGCGATCTTCAACGCCATCTTCTTTGGCATCGCGCTGGCGCTGGCCTATAAGCCCGGAAAGATCGTGGACAACCTGGGCAAATACCTCACCCCCGTCCTCCTGATCCTGCTGGTGGTGCTGGTGGTGCTCTCCCTGACCTCCTTCCACGGGGAGGAACTGGCCCCGGCGGAAAAGTACTCCTCCTCCCCCGCCACCACGGGCCTATTGGAGGGCTACCTCACGATGGACTCCATCGCCGCCCTGGCCTTTGGCATCGTGGTGATCTCCGCCCTGCGCTACAAGGGCGTGGGCGAGGGCTCTCCCCTCGTGCGCGGCACCATCATCGCTGGCCTGGGCGCGGGCGGGCTGCTCGCGGCCATCTACATCGGCCTGGGCCTCATCGGACACAATATCCCCGATCCCGCCTCCTACACCGACGGCGCGGGGTTACTTTCCGATGCCGCCCGCCTCACCATGGGCACGCCCGGTCAGGTGCTCTTCGGGGCCATCGTGCTGCTTGCCTGCATGACCACCGCCGTGGGGCTCATCGCCGCCACCAGCGAGTTCTTTGAATTCCTCCTGCCCGGCATTAGTTACCGCATGTGGGCCGTAATCTTTGCCCTGATGTCCTTTGGCATGGCCACGATGGGCCTGGACACCGTGCTCAGCGTGGCCGCGCCCATCATCACGTTCATCTATCCCCCGGCCATCACCCTGATTCTGCTCACGCTCATCGAGCCGCTGGTGCGTCGCCGCGTGCACCTGGTGCGCACCTTCCTCATCGCCATTTGGGTCTCGGTGGTGTGGTCGGCGCTGACCACCCTCTCCGATCTGGGCCTCACCGCGCTGGCCCCGCTGGTGAACTGGGCCCCGCTTTCCGATCAGAGCCTGGGGTGGGTGCTACCCACCCTGGCGGGCGCGCTGATCGGCGCGCTTATCGACGTCGCTAAGCCCCAGCGCGCCACCTGGCTGGAGCCAGTAGCGGAATGATCCGCCCCGGGTGGGTGTTATAGGAAGCAACCCGTGACCAACACGAAAGAAGCTTCCCATGACACCCACCATTCCCCTCTCCCTCATTGATTTTTGCACCGTGCACGAGGGCGAACGCCCCGGCGTATCCATGGCGCGCTCCGTGGAACTAGCCCAGAAGGCCGAGGCCCTGGGCTTTCATCGCATGTGGTACGCCGAGCACCACAACATGCCGGGGATCTCCTCCTCCGCCCCGGCCGTACTCATCTCCCACGTGGGCGCGCATACCTCCACTATCCGGCTGGGTGCCGGTGGGGTCATGCTGCCCAACCACTCCCCCTACGTGGTGGCCGAGCAATTTGGTATGTTGGCGGAACTTTATCCTGACCGCATTGATCTTGGCCTGGGGCGCGCACCCGGCACCGATATGAATACGCTCGGCCGGGCCCTGCGCCGGGACGCCCACGCGGCGGAGAACTTCCCCCAGGACGTGCAGGAACTAGCCGGATACTTCTCCGAGGAGTCCCCCATTCCCGGCGTGCAAGCGGTACCCGGCCGAGGCACCCACGTGCCCCTCTATATCCTGGGTTCCTCCATGTTCGGTGCCTCGCTAGCCGCCAAATTGGGCCTGCCCTACGCCTTTGCCTCGCACTTCGCGCCCACGCACCTGGTGCAGGCCATCACGTATTACCGGGAGAACTTCCAGCCCTCGGAAAACCTCAGCGAGCCGTACGCGATCGCGGCGGTCAATGTTCTGGCCTCCGATACCCACGAGGACGCACAACGGCAAAAGAACCTAGTAATCCGCGAGCGCGTGCGCGCCCTCGCCGCGCGCGGCAACCGGGATATAAGCGATGCCAACCTCGATCAACTCGTTGCCTCCCCCTCCGGGCAGCAGATCGCGGGAATGATGCATTACAGCGCCATCGGCACCCGCGAGGAGGTGCGCGATTACCTCACGGATTTCTCCGAGCTCGCCCAGGCCGATGAACTCATGATCTCCGTGCTCGCCCCCACGGGGGAGGAAAACCACCGCTCGATGGAGATCCTGGCTCAGGCATGGGGCCTGCCGGGGGCTGCCGAAACGAAATAGAAACCTAGTTCTCCTCCCACTCCCGGGCGCTCTGCGGGCGGGACTGCTCGATCACCTTAAACCTCGGTGCCTCGTCCCCCTCGCCGGGTTCCTCGGTCATCTCGCCCTTCACGCCCAGATCGCCGCCGATCACCACGTTGCCCGGCAGCACGATGTTCCCCTCATCATCGTGTTCCAGCACCGGCGCGGGCAGCGCGTTGCCCTCCTCGTCATAGCCGGGGGCCGGGCGGTTTTCATGCTCCTCTAGTTTCTCCGCGCTATCGGTGCGCTCCCAGCGGCGAGTACGCACCAAGCGGGTGGCCGCGGCATCATCGCTCATGCCCTTCAACAGGGAATACATCATCACAAACTGCATGAGGAAGAAGGGGAAGGCCACGATAATCACCACCTCTTGCAGGGAGGCAATGCCGGTTTCCGGGGAGATGAGCAACAGCGCCGTACACACCGCGCCGATCATCGTGGCCCAGAACACGCGGTACCACGTGGGGGTCTTTTCCTCCTCCCCGGTGGCAAACATGTCATTAACCAGGGCCGCAGAATCAATCGAGGTGATAAAGAAGATCACGATGATCACCAGGGCAAAGGCGGAAACGATCCCCGCCAGCGGATACTGCGCCAGGAAATTAAAGAGCGCGGCGGGCACATCGCCCTTCTCCACCGCGGGAACGGTGAGGTAACCGGGATTCTCCAGCTCCAATTCCATGCCCGCGCGGCCAAAGATACTGAACCAGATCACCACAAAGATCGTGGGTAGCGCCAGCACACCGGCGATGTACTCGCGCACCGTGCGGCCCCGGGAAATGCGCGCGACGAACATGCCCACATAAGGCGACCAGCAAATAGTCCAGGCC of Corynebacterium sp. 21KM1197 contains these proteins:
- a CDS encoding ABC transporter ATP-binding protein; the encoded protein is MQSLSRLLRSTSALWPYYLGIILTAVIHAALSLVFPFILKHATDTIVAAVNGEGATPTVVQTILWLALALFVAELGYTLMNNIGGYIGDVMASRMRQILSTRYFSKLLAMPQSYFDTQATGAIIARLDRSISSITQFLQSFSNNFFPMLVTVAAVLTICGWYYWPLAILLAALFPIYMWLTALTSARWQRIESAKNEHVDQAGGRFAEVIGQVKVAKSFVSEPRELDSFARHYGSTIALTRTQSRFWHSMDTLRGAAMNAIFLAIYLLIFYRTLHGMFSLGDMVMLIQLVNMARQPVFMMSWIVDTAQRAIAGSRDYFAVMAHEPEATANKEIVAATSANDVPQLDLAPARALNPIAHKPMIEFRDVSFAYEENKPVLESMSFSLAPGERVALVGESGGGKSTIVNLLLGLYRPTRGTLSVGGYSIADISGEALRASVGVVFQEPNLFSGTIKENIAYSRPDASTQEIIEVARRANAHEFIMAFPDGYDTVIGERGLRLSGGQKQRIAVARAMLKDAPILVLDEATSALDTKAERAVQAGLDELMAGRTTLMIAHRLSTIADVDTIITIDQGRIDEIGSPAQLAVSGGIYSQLLALTSSDSEANRKRLARFGFREHSAAHAESTENMESAESAESTEESKE
- a CDS encoding MalY/PatB family protein: MHVPHLDTLRARRTRKWTAYPDDVLPAWIAESDFITCPAVKEAIAQHVEAESFGYTPATSDLPEALADFSRRRYGWRPDPGSIVEVPDVVRGLTLAVQFFTRPDSAVVVPVPAYPPFLNIPGAAGRERILVGAQGGLDLNEIEQAFAQGAGSILLCSPYNPLGYTLSEEFLRSLIDLAQRYQVRVLVDEIHAPLVLEGRHIAAAGLSEEAAEACVTVTATSKAWNIAGLKCAQMILSNPEDLRTWRGLNPVIKDGVGTLGVFAAAACYRHGEEFLDQQVAYLRDNRDWLVRELPQRVPGLRVSRPQATYLMWLDFRDTALGGAEDPAGHLLRHGKVALNDGRFFGPGGEGHARLNFATSRENLEEIVHRIALGAQQHG
- the brnQ gene encoding branched-chain amino acid transport system II carrier protein, whose translation is MTRDQSSPMTLIVTAFMLFSMFFGAGNLIFPAMLGVEAGTSFTPAILGFLATSVVLPVLAIIAIAISGRNVRDLANRGGAVFGLVFSILAYLSIGAFYALPRTGAVSYSTAIQPLTGWDSLASSAIFNAIFFGIALALAYKPGKIVDNLGKYLTPVLLILLVVLVVLSLTSFHGEELAPAEKYSSSPATTGLLEGYLTMDSIAALAFGIVVISALRYKGVGEGSPLVRGTIIAGLGAGGLLAAIYIGLGLIGHNIPDPASYTDGAGLLSDAARLTMGTPGQVLFGAIVLLACMTTAVGLIAATSEFFEFLLPGISYRMWAVIFALMSFGMATMGLDTVLSVAAPIITFIYPPAITLILLTLIEPLVRRRVHLVRTFLIAIWVSVVWSALTTLSDLGLTALAPLVNWAPLSDQSLGWVLPTLAGALIGALIDVAKPQRATWLEPVAE
- a CDS encoding LLM class flavin-dependent oxidoreductase; translated protein: MTPTIPLSLIDFCTVHEGERPGVSMARSVELAQKAEALGFHRMWYAEHHNMPGISSSAPAVLISHVGAHTSTIRLGAGGVMLPNHSPYVVAEQFGMLAELYPDRIDLGLGRAPGTDMNTLGRALRRDAHAAENFPQDVQELAGYFSEESPIPGVQAVPGRGTHVPLYILGSSMFGASLAAKLGLPYAFASHFAPTHLVQAITYYRENFQPSENLSEPYAIAAVNVLASDTHEDAQRQKNLVIRERVRALAARGNRDISDANLDQLVASPSGQQIAGMMHYSAIGTREEVRDYLTDFSELAQADELMISVLAPTGEENHRSMEILAQAWGLPGAAETK